A section of the Cryobacterium soli genome encodes:
- the purE gene encoding 5-(carboxyamino)imidazole ribonucleotide mutase has translation MGSDSDWNVMSDAAALLKDFGVAHEVQVVSAHRTPEKMIRYGQEAHARGLKVIIAGAGGAAHLPGMLAAVTTLPVVGVPVPLGRLDGLDSLLSIVQMPAGVPVATVSIGGARNAALIAVKILATADDSLRLKLEGYAAALAEQVEQKNAALQAKL, from the coding sequence ATGGGATCCGACTCCGACTGGAACGTCATGAGCGACGCCGCGGCGCTGCTGAAAGACTTCGGCGTGGCCCACGAAGTGCAGGTCGTCTCGGCACACCGCACCCCGGAGAAGATGATCCGGTACGGCCAGGAGGCGCACGCCCGCGGCCTCAAGGTCATCATCGCCGGCGCCGGCGGTGCGGCGCACCTGCCGGGCATGCTCGCCGCGGTGACCACCCTGCCCGTCGTGGGGGTTCCCGTTCCGCTCGGCCGCCTCGACGGCCTCGACTCCCTGCTGTCGATCGTGCAGATGCCCGCCGGGGTTCCCGTGGCGACGGTCTCGATCGGCGGCGCGCGCAACGCGGCGCTGATCGCCGTCAAGATCCTGGCCACGGCCGATGACTCCCTGCGCCTCAAACTGGAAGGCTACGCCGCAGCCCTGGCCGAGCAGGTGGAGCAGAAGAACGCGGCCCTGCAAGCGAAACTATGA